The nucleotide sequence cggccctatgtgtgggtaacccttgtacatatacagtgactttgtgtgcgtgacaagaggtacagtcgggtacaaatacagttatttaggggttgtatacggctgtttaaagtacagttattacgtaatttagtttatttatttataatgattctgtatcgctacttgaaaaatcaaatgatgatttttcggattcgctactttcaccaatgttaattataaattctgactccatgtcaaaatgtctatagtattcttcttttttcttttgtacatgtcgacaagtattacccaacatcccttcatcaatttgacttaaacgttcatttatgagtttcattatttccgtcttattttggtcgacattatgcgaagcaatataatttttttaaattccccacacattttgtttccattattatactaaattataggtctttttacattcttagtccacacatttatttattgtccgcgtaccccgagctagaaaatatgtaaggagtatttaattcatcttagatatttcacttcatttatttcttagatactgtcaatgtcaatttgaaaagccgtatgagaaaataatgataaactgtaaaatgtaataataaaaagctttgaatgttgtttcatttttttgaaacgctacaatactccttaaaacattttctccccgaagaactagacattttcgtaaacgactgtacccataacaaaaagtgataagaacacgtcatgctcggacgacgtcactgtcacacgaatgaaagttgtatatttacaagccgacgcacacatagggccgcgcgcaaatctgagttgaactatctataattgCTGCAGATTGCCATAGAAAAAgtattcaaaacgtacctttaaacatgatgtttaaaatgtatttagcgGCATTTATGGCGATATCTATCCTTGTATCGTTCTACAATACTGGCCttagagtaggtaggtatttaatgtaaaaatctTAAACTCTATGTACCACCTGTAGCGGTTTGTATACCTATTAGATAAGTTGTGTCAttctcattataattaaatcagTGTTGCAAACACCATTTCTGTGTTTTGTTGCATAAAACAAGCTTCATTTAATTACGTTTGTAACTAAATGTTCACACATTGTCATTAACGGcttctgaaataaaatacagatgttttacaaagaaaaacgttttatttcgTTCGTTGTCAAACGAATTTTACAAGCATTACATAATTATTGCTTAATCTCCAACaagtaaaagaaatattaacaaacaaatgacaaaaatgCTCTAATATTATTGCATTTTACTCATCACATAAGTTTGgtattaaattatgttatagAAGATTGCCTTCTCGTCAAGTATAGAATATTTCGTAGTCCTACAATAAAGTCAATTAGCACGAACGCGATAATTAATATAGAGAAACGGCACTAGAAAAGATGGATGTTGTCCGAAAAATGTTATATctggaatattattataatattctacGACGTCAGACAGAAGTATAGTATAGAACGTGCCGACCTCAAATGAATTAGTAGTAGAAAAATACGCTTTTATAAATGCACGCTAATTGTGATCAAAGTTCACTACAAGATTATTCTAAGTAGTTCCAAAACAtctatgatacgatgttccatcatgaagttacAATTTGTATCTTCCGGCTCGTACAGCTACATACAGCTGCCACCTGaagctacgatccttggaagatagTTAAATTAGCTACCTTAAATCCCATTATACATTAACATTATAGGTCAACCTATAAAAACgtgatgataaaataatgtaaattagtACTCCTCTTGAAAAACTGACGCATCATAAAGACTGGTCTATTATTCATTACACGGTCTATTCGCTAGCCTGTGACCCAGTTGAAGAGCCGTGGACGAGAGCTTTCGGAACGTTCGGGGGATGTATGCTTCTTATCTTCACGTTCTGTCCAGTTATATTCTGTAAGCAGAAGAAAGTGACAAAACTGTTGAAGGAGTCGTAGAGGTAGTCTTTCCCATCTTTTACACAACACTATTTGGGGATATTTGATAAATGATGGCACTTGATATTTTAGCAAAATTGCTCTAAAATCGGTAAGCATCCATGCAATAGGCATAAGAACTCGTAGTTTATTACCTTTCATTACGACGTTCATCGccaattttactttattattaacCCTATCAACAAACGTCTACGAACCTGATCATCCAAAGGCGGATTAAAAGTCCTTAACAGCGAAGTATTAGTTTTCTTCGCGAACACGCTACGCCGATGATGAGCGAACACTGCGTCGTGTATCAAGGCGTGCGTTACGCGGTGTCGGTCCGTAGAACGCGATACGCAACGCACGGCGCGTAACGCGTCGAGCGCTATGTTCAGCCGAATGCGCCCGAGGAAGGAATAGAGAGAACATTCTTCTTCGCGTTCCTGGTGGAAAAAGGAGATTGGAGTCATTGGAAGACGCTTTGTAGTGTATATCTCCTATCAGCGATATATTCTACTAGctttcgctcgcggcttcgacCGCGttgagttcggttatatcgcgtttccaagagaactgtTCAAAAGTTCGGGATAAAAATTACCctacgttctttctcaaggttaactctatctctgtaccaaattttattaaaaccagttcagtggtttagacgtgaagaaagacagacagagttactttcgcatttataatattagtagggatttacGATGCATAGCTGTGAGTATTAAAAATACTGCGGactattgatttctgacacttacgcgaatattgcccgtgaccatggatgctgtaaaggatccgaaacgtcgggattaaataatattaatataaccgcgataaaatccgtaaaagtagttttatttaaatactgcgGCCGTTAAAAATGTTCCCGTTGGGTTAGATTTACTGtaaattatttacctttttcTTATCTCGCGCGAAGACATCTTCTTGCTGTCGTTTTATTTCTTTGGCCCAACCtctgaaataattattgtcAATACCTATATCAGTTTTTCAGCCTCCTCAACTTTCAATCCCTTCAGATTcagaatatttgtaaaaaacttACCTGCCAACAGCTAAAAAGTCGTCGAGAAGTATGTCATCCTTGGCAAATATTTCGACACTCTGGAGTTTGGTCTCCCGCCAAACTTCGGCTAGTTTCAACGTAAGATAGTGGGAAACGAGGACTAAAATCACCTGGAAgaatagtacctatattatatctCTCTTAATCATGGTGAAAATACCTGTACCTACCTGACTGTACCTATATGACGTGGCCTTATGATTATGGTATCTTTGGATCCTTACTATTATTTCCAGGCAGTCAAACCAGTTAGTCTGACAATAAGTCTAACAAAACGGTAACAAACATGTtcccaagtaactgggttgcgGAGGTTAGacaggcagtcgttccttgtaaaacacttgtactcagctgcattggTTAGCCTGGATGCCTACCAAACTATAGCAAAGTACAAATACAAACAGTTAACACACATTCCCTTTGGAAAGTTATCAatttaacaacaataaatagCCTAATTAATAAGTTATAATGTCGTACAAAAAATAGCAAACCTCGTCCTCCATGGCCAATTTGATGTTCTCATATAGATTGTACGCCTCATCGGCCAGAGCAACTCTGTGTTCCAAATCTTCCGACAGCATGTGTAATATTGCAAAAGCCtgttatcattataaaaaacatatacaacatgtaacgtaattaacgcacaccctcagacaccccaattagaatattatgttataatcataatacatacactgaatttttaatttaacatgtatatgcattgttatttactaaagtagttataccaattcttggagaactttttggtcatactactacgcacgcaaatatcgcgccgcgcgccgttcgactcgacacaacataacaaaactacggaaaaagccgacaatacacgaagtcttattactttgagttacggtctatttgaatttgttttgactgtacagggttaatatgacaataatttccgtagttttaattattttttgggaaaaaaaaatacctatattaaaaatgatataaatcgattcagtaaacgattctgaacaaactagtttcaggatgtgcgttaattaagttacatgttgtatatgtatttatatttgaatataagATAACAATCTAATGAAGAGAGATTGTGAAAGCTGATTTTTGGAATTGTACTTGTATCAGAATCAAAAACTGCTAATGGGTTATACGGGTACGAAATATACGGAActgttttctttcaaaatatgaTATAATTCCCACTTTTCTACGTCACCATGTGGCCTCCACAATTaccctaaaataatattgcaaatcAAAAAGCAAAACTCTTCAAAAGCAAACAACCAAAAACTTGTGCTCATAGATAGTCATATcagttgggttgcccgggtaactaggttgaggagcaCAGATAAGCATAGTCGCTccacgtaaaacactggtactcggctgcctccgcttagactggaagccgacctctaTAAGTAGGAAAAAGCTAGACAGTTGAGATGATCAGGAAACTTACCTTCGGCATACAAGAGCCAGCCATATCGGCGGCTGCAGGACACTCGGGTGTGGAGTGAGAGCGCATCAGTTCGTCGATCTTACCGACGGCGTTTCGAGCCTCCAGCGAGACGATGGGACATTCCAAGTCTTTAACAACATGTTAATACAAACATACGTGTATTTGTAACCTCCTCCCATTTGGGACTTCGGTTTAAAATGGTCAAAATTACTTGGCAtaaaactagatttttcatttacaCGATGTTATGTAAAGTTGTGTCAATCGGcttatttcatcatcagcctatataTTGTTCCACTATAGGACACAGGCCTCTCATAAAACGTAGGAGTGAGCGACTTTAATCATTACAAATAGTAATGATTAAGgtggattggcgatttcagacttacAGCTcaggtgcatctacacggtgcaattGGCTTGCGCATATCGAGGCAAATGCGCAAGCTACATGCACCCTTTATTCAGACGGACTGAACCAAAATTCATCATAGGTaaggaaatattaaattcaaagacCTTGTATGACTCCATACTCGTTCAATTTCACTCCTGAGGACCGACAGCTCTCGCGGAACACTGCGGCTAAAAGGCTCGCTATTGTAGCACCACGCTTCACCACAGTAGGATTCTAGAATGAAAACCGAGTGAAAAAACTTCTAGAAAagactgaaaataaatagtttttcgtTCAGTCTGACGGGTacttttaagttattgtaaCCACGAATATTATGCAGCAAACGAGAAGACGGGTCACCTAGTGTTGGGCGATTTTCGCCTTCAACGCTTTGGCATTTCAAGTTGGCACCTAAGGATAACCCTGATGTGTCTACTAACAAGAATCAAATTAAAACACCAGTAAGTACTTTAAATCACCTTATAGCTAGGAACAATCATAGATTCTGCTGGACGCAGCGATATCATGGCCagttagggtgcgtctacacggtgcatgtggctggagcaagttaacatgcgcaagtgacaagaccgcgcggtacatgcgcgagtagccacgcacgtttttaaaatacatgtaacctgcgcatgcgCGAGCTACCTGCACCGTGTATATGCAGCCTTAAAGCCAGTAAGTACCTACGTCATCCATCAACTATTAAGAGGCACTTACCGCGTTGGAAGCACCAAGATGCGCTCGCCATGACACAAGCTGACCGACCGCGTCGCCGGCGCGGGTGATGTCGCAGACCAGTGCTAGTGCGATACACTGGACTGGGGGCCGGGTCATCTGAAAcgaatattatgtaggtacactaGTAACTAGAATCTAGTTACTACTAACTTATAGAAATAGGaagagaaataatataaagaggatATGGTTGTTTGAGAATCGTAGAGAAAAATGCGAATTGGCAGATGTAATGTATCAATTACTAGAAAAAGAAGATAAATTATTCAGACAGTTTTCCTAAAtgttacaaaatcaaaatcaaaatcaaactcaaaatcaaaataaagcaTGAAAAATTTAATTGTAGTGTGGAGTTTTCTTTCCTCAATTTTTGTCTCTATTAAAAATCGCAATGAGGACAGTCTGTCCGTTAGAAATAAGTGATACGTGTATTTGTTCTTCCGTTCAAAATGTTTTCGGGCTTCCTCCCGAGATTGAGCTATTTGGACACAACCGTTGAAATCCAGAGAATCTCAAAGCATTAGAGGCACAGGATAATCGGGGATAATTGTATACATATTAGGTATAACCTACCACTCTATTGCCGTGCTTTTTTCCTAATCATGGTTGAACAGGTAAAAAACATGGAGCTAATAGCTAAGCTAAATTGCGAGATGAATTGTATGACAGGTTTGGAAACACTGATATTTTTGGCACGTAAAAATTTAtctaaaatacttatataatcttcattatttagaaaaaggtcactaaagtaaaaaaaaaacagatatcgTGTcaagatatgttttttttttactttacaagaCAGCCTTTCAGACATTGAGAACCACAGCCGTAGCCAGCAAAAGAAACGGTCGCCACAACGTTTAGCTCAATTGAATAGTCTCAGTAGGAAGTCACGATCCCCCTAGCCAATAGCCAATGTACCACTCTTTCACGATATTAATAGCACTGTCCGTTTGTACTGAACTAGTGGTTTGAGAGCCCGTAGCCGGATTTGCTTCAGTAACATTTCATATTGAAAGAAAagtagatatattttgtttaagcaGGCTTTTGAAATGCTCTAGGTATTCCTTCCATATTATGTAGaataatcttatatataaaaatgaattgaagaagagctcgtggctaagtcaaagccgcgcggaccgatcgatcataaggttaagcaacgcttggcgcggtcggtccgtggatgggtgaccatcttgtcataatgagttcttccgtgtttcggatggcacgataaactgtaggtcccggctgccatttaaacatatttggtagtcgttacgggtagtcagaagccagaaagtctgacaaccagtcttaccaaggggtattgggttgcccaggtaactgggttgaggaggtcagataggcagtcgctccttgtaaaaccctggtactcagctgcatccggttagactggaagccgaccccaacgtagttgggaaaaggctaggcagatgatgataaaaatgaattgctgttcgttagtccgACTAAAACTCGACATtgactggaccgatttagcttattttggttttaaaatgtttgtaaaggtgcagggaaggtttaaacgatacgaagtacGAAGATCAGCTAgttgaatataaaaaagttattatgtaattaaagcGGGCGTTTTATGGTCTAATTCGTTACATATTAGTGTATCAACAGAAATGAATAACTTGCAAAGTTTCGTATTTACTAATGCTAATAATCGTAGAGGAGTTCCCTCATGAGAAGACACTCCAGGCTGCAACGTCAGGTTAGTTCTATATTAATGTACCTACTCGTACTCCTGAATTGCTGAGCAAATAATTGGTGGTGGTTGATACATAAAGTCGGTTAAATATGGTTTCGTTTCTATATCTTTCAaagccatcatcatcatcatttaacGTAATCAGTCGTTTATATCtactataataatatcatgTAATCATAATCGTAGCCTTTTCGGCTACCCAGAAGCATCTGAGCCACTATAAGAATAACGATGCACGAAAACCAGCTTAAAACTAACCTAACTCAAACGGTCTCGAGCTCTCAGCCTAACCTAGCCACAAGTAGCCCTCGTCCAGACTCGCAAGTGATTGCATCCCGTAATTACAAGATATTGAGAACTGATATTAGTTACTGCATAAATCAACCACGCTGAGAAAGTGCTGAACCTTCTATTGAGGTACTGACGgtggttaatttatttaattacaatttattcacGTGAGAAAGGAGAGGTTCATGTTACAATGAAATTAAAGATTGATAGAagcataattttgaaattgaattgaatcCACTCTTGTTTTAACATTTTACGTATCGGATCGGACCCAAATACGACATAGATAACTGCCCCacgaatatataaaaaagccaATTAATACGGCTGATCcgattattataaaacatggcTAAGATAAAATAGGCAATCCATTCATCCGCTAAGGAGCTACGATACACAGACACGTTGAACTTATAACAACAAGTTTTTGGGTAGGGGAGGTAGAAACCATAATAAAAGTCTACAGATATAcatagtttaaataattaaataatattttttcttaccgTAATCATGTCCAGTAGTTTGTAAATACCATCGTTAGCAACAAACTGCGCTCGATACTCTGGCCTCCAGACGATTGCCTCCCAAATGAAGTTCAAAAGCGATATTAACCATCTacaattttatgaagaatattaattttacaatgatctttagaaaacataatattagatatttttatctaatgATTTCTCATTTGCTTTGAATATGCGAGTCTTAGATAATACAATAGctgaacaataataaataaatgaacaatcTAAACTTATTAGAAATCTCACAATATCACTCTTCTAAAGACAATAATATCTTATTGGTATcgcatccaaatcggttcatctGTTTGAGAGCTTCCTTGCCCGTGACAAACccacatacaaatataaaaaaacagtcATACACACCGTTCAAACTTGTATTATGGTTTTCTAAAACAGGCATCCAGTAGGTGGTGTTCTTTGAAACCTTCTATCGATTTCTGTCGATGATCTACCAGACAAAATGCTTCTTTCAAACTTACCTGTCACTAACAATAAAGTGCTTATCCAGCGAATACAGCACGACTTCCAACATCTTCTTAGCTAAGGCATTCGCAGATTTAGGCCACTTGATATTCGGGTACACGCAGCAAGAGACCTTCTTGTTAGCTATCACCCCGCTGGTCAGCAACCGTAAGGCAAGCGCTATGACAGCCTGACTTCTCTCTACTGGGGGGAGTTTCTGTTCCATGAGGGTGTAACAGAGGTCTGCAGGAAGAAATTAATATAAGGAAGGCAGATAGGAGTGCGGTTAAAGATTGTGAgacagaaaagaaaataaaagttgaaTTGAAGTAAGTATAATTCATGTAAAAAAGTCATAAGTTCCTACACGTTGTCTGGAAGATGTGTCCAATCCAATCTGATTCAgataagtaccagtgttttacaaggagcgactgcttatcttgACCTTTACTTAGTTTTTGCCTTTGcttagttacccgggcaaactgAAACCCCTGCCCGGTCAAACCAGTCTTACTAGTAGTCAAAATTTTTGACTTACGACTTCAAACGACATTCGACCCACTGAAATATTCTACCAAACACGggggaactcgtcatgacaagatggtcacctatCTACGCCAAGCACCAACCGCGTCGATCATCGCATAACCATTATGATCCATGAACCCGTTAGGCTGTATCTGAACCACGAACCACTTACgtatcaatataataatgccatGCGTATTGAAGAGGTCCTGCATGACGACCCGCCTCTCAGGGTCGCGGCTGTGCAGCGTGGCTACCTGCAGTAGACGCACGCACCAGTACAACACGGGGAGCTCGTACGGCTTCTCTGAATACCATTCGATGTACCACATTAACCTGGAAAGTATTTTCCTTAGCAAAGTGATGAAGTTCAtaatcttccgagccttttcccaactatgttggggtcggcttccagtctaaccacatgcagctgagtatcagtgttttacaaaaatcgactgactatctgatatcctcaacccagttcccgggcaacccaataccccttggttagactggtgtcagacttactggattcCCGTAAAGTGAGGAAGTTAGCAAATTGTTTTACAAATGTTGTGAAAATCAAGTGAAAATAAGACTGAGCCTTCTTTAGCAATGCAATGGACTTCTCGCTATGTGGGAGAAGTGGAGATGGAAAAATCTCAGACTTTATATAACTGAGATCATAGCATGCCAGCTATTGATAAGGTCAAAGTTGTGTTCTAcccttaaataaatacttcatcTCTGACCCACTGACAAAACTCCTCTATCGGACCGTTATCGTAATTCCATATAAATATCACAAAGAAAAATCCTTGACCAAATTCTTTGATTACCTTCTAATCAATCCATACTGCTTCACCAACTTTCGATCACACAACGGTATTGTGCAAACCAGGGCTTGGAGAGCAGTTTTGCGCAACTCTGCGAACAGTGGCGGTGACCACCGCGACCTGAGGCTGCAGAGTCCAGGGTCTAGCAAGTACATGATGCCTAGCAACCAGTGCTGGGATACTACCATCTGAaataaggcggccaactttccgaaaactgaatgcgggacttaacctttcgtgaaagggggggggcattgaaaaatgatcggacggaactgataaaataaaaaccgtaagcaaaaagctataatttaacctatcaatatcgtgtcacagcgtgcactaatgtcttattttcaaaatcattaggcctcacgagttcagtagaaataaagagaacgagattatattataggtaatctgtgttcctgcactgttgagcgtgcgcgcaggtgggtgttgtgtagaagtgtggtagaaaaatagggatgcgggacatgcgggacgcatacaacgttttgcgggactattttactattaatttcaaagcgggatttcgtcaagcattgcgggacggtcccgcagaatgcgggacggttggccgccttaatCTGAAAGGTCATGGAAAAATATGGCTTTCTTCAGGGAAGGTTCAGACTCCAACAGAGCGGAGTGGGGATTCCTAAGAAACCAATGGAATTCGAAACATCTTATCTTCACATATTCAGTAGTATTCCTCAGTGGATAA is from Helicoverpa armigera isolate CAAS_96S chromosome 1, ASM3070526v1, whole genome shotgun sequence and encodes:
- the LOC110372469 gene encoding uncharacterized protein LOC110372469, whose translation is MASPNGELNPDPAPTERESFTLTTCEEEQSKESVRAKKSDSPDKSPPKSDKPSVFRSKKTWKELRQREPSMESSHTKFYKKDRIDKEYKQVTRKQYLSISDSMSGSSDTFQCLHGPEGKEYTEKALLKRNIVKNLDPIRLDPKLREECPSTFKWEMAEKLAYMVQSPTVVVQMERLKSHLRDFAKTSSEGYRVDTLKSFCIIIDYLMEEGYHNPTLKEERTMLLENLKKPIILTASADVWKYFEMIMDFLGYIGYLLIKIEDDKLFDVVSKAIIWHLSAPDDLRGPGTVALRYSLLAGAPVLRETTVRMLAVASSHRFPTFLEIALLLACDTVENCIEMMKENIIENIFYRFNPYFPEKDLPNYDINPWDCQDPNLKLGDSSVNMTTTLSLLLVLVKTTKQYLDENPSFRKVLPYPDCYAQRCFIWAYRYECRTREHRHERTTLTVIAAVLTKCFGDKLRLFSSILMPDVMSLSVLTELPPRDDWTATINFNTFQQDVQFKKVLIYFVVDLLKAFPYNKFMVVSQHWLLGIMYLLDPGLCSLRSRWSPPLFAELRKTALQALVCTIPLCDRKLVKQYGLIRRLMWYIEWYSEKPYELPVLYWCVRLLQVATLHSRDPERRVVMQDLFNTHGIIILIHLCYTLMEQKLPPVERSQAVIALALRLLTSGVIANKKVSCCVYPNIKWPKSANALAKKMLEVVLYSLDKHFIVSDRWLISLLNFIWEAIVWRPEYRAQFVANDGIYKLLDMITMTRPPVQCIALALVCDITRAGDAVGQLVSWRAHLGASNANPTVVKRGATIASLLAAVFRESCRSSGVKLNEYGVIQDLECPIVSLEARNAVGKIDELMRSHSTPECPAAADMAGSCMPKAFAILHMLSEDLEHRVALADEAYNLYENIKLAMEDEVILVLVSHYLTLKLAEVWRETKLQSVEIFAKDDILLDDFLAVGRGWAKEIKRQQEDVFARDKKKEREEECSLYSFLGRIRLNIALDALRAVRCVSRSTDRHRVTHALIHDAVFAHHRRSVFAKKTNTSLLRTFNPPLDDQNITGQNVKIRSIHPPNVPKALVHGSSTGSQASE